From Candidatus Dormiibacterota bacterium, a single genomic window includes:
- the gcvT gene encoding glycine cleavage system aminomethyltransferase GcvT, producing MEAGAPAVADEQGMFAGGGGELRRSPLHAAHVGFGAKLVPFGGWEMPLAYPSGTVAEHRACRTGAVIFDVSHLGTVRVEGQGAFERLQAALTNDLRKIGPGRAQYTHLLGEDGSVVDDLIVWWVGDQRFDVMPNASNTHRVRDAIGGTDTTADRAVLAVQGPEARRRLAAVAPEAAAVERFAVERFEWRGARCVAAGTGYTGEDGVECAVPAAAAGDLWAAIVGAGVVPAGLGARDTLRLEAGLPLHGHELGPGITPLQAGLGWVVGWDKGPFPGRAALERERADGPARSLRGLLADGRQPPREGAVVTVAGQPVGTVTSGNFSPMLQRGIALALVEAAALHEGDDVTVEQRGRSLGASVVRLPFWRRGAG from the coding sequence GTGGAAGCAGGGGCGCCGGCCGTCGCCGACGAGCAGGGTATGTTCGCCGGCGGTGGCGGGGAGCTCCGGCGCTCCCCCTTGCACGCCGCCCACGTGGGGTTCGGGGCCAAGCTCGTACCGTTCGGCGGTTGGGAGATGCCGTTGGCGTACCCGTCCGGGACGGTCGCCGAGCATCGGGCGTGCCGCACCGGCGCAGTGATCTTTGACGTCAGCCATCTGGGCACGGTCCGGGTGGAGGGGCAGGGTGCGTTCGAGCGTCTGCAGGCGGCGTTGACCAACGATCTGCGAAAGATCGGACCGGGGAGGGCGCAATACACCCACCTGCTCGGCGAGGACGGGTCGGTCGTCGACGACCTCATCGTCTGGTGGGTCGGGGACCAGCGGTTCGACGTGATGCCCAACGCATCGAACACCCACCGGGTCCGGGACGCGATCGGCGGCACCGACACGACCGCGGACCGGGCGGTTCTCGCCGTGCAGGGTCCCGAGGCCCGACGGCGCCTCGCCGCCGTGGCACCCGAGGCGGCGGCCGTGGAGCGTTTCGCGGTGGAGAGGTTCGAGTGGCGGGGGGCCCGGTGCGTGGCTGCGGGTACCGGGTACACCGGTGAGGACGGGGTGGAGTGCGCCGTCCCGGCCGCTGCGGCCGGAGACCTCTGGGCGGCGATCGTCGGGGCCGGGGTGGTTCCGGCGGGCTTGGGGGCGCGCGACACGCTCCGGCTCGAGGCCGGGCTCCCGCTCCACGGCCATGAGCTGGGTCCCGGGATCACCCCGCTGCAGGCCGGGCTGGGTTGGGTCGTGGGCTGGGACAAGGGACCCTTCCCCGGGCGCGCGGCGCTCGAGCGGGAGCGGGCCGACGGCCCGGCCCGGAGCCTCCGGGGGCTCCTGGCCGACGGCAGGCAACCGCCGCGCGAGGGCGCGGTCGTGACGGTCGCGGGGCAGCCCGTCGGAACGGTGACCAGCGGCAATTTCTCCCCGATGCTCCAGAGGGGGATCGCGCTGGCCCTCGTGGAGGCGGCGGCGCTGCACGAGGGCGACGACGTCACGGTGGAACAGCGCGGACGGTCCCTCGGTGCCTCCGTCGTGCGGTTGCCGTTCTGGCGGCGCGGGGCGGGCTGA
- the gcvPA gene encoding aminomethyl-transferring glycine dehydrogenase subunit GcvPA, which produces MGDYLPHTEAEIASMLGFIGLDSLDELFAAVPEALRISGGLALADGVPEPDVLDRVQRLAEANIARSDHLVCFAGGGAYDHEVPPVVKALAGRSEFVTSYTPYQPEVAQGVLQAVFEYQTMVARLAGLPVANASLYDGASALVEGVNLGVGVTGREGVWLSAGVHPHWRAVLATFAAGTGHQVEVVPLVDGRTAWPPLTGGSGAEVDRPGVVVVGYPNYLGCIEDLAEVRRLCDALGAVMVVVADPVSAGILRSPGEQGADVVVGEGQAFGTPLGFGGPYLGLFACTLEHVRRLPGRLVGETVDSEGTRAYVTTLRAREQDIRREKATSNVCTNQTLMAVTAAVQLGWLGTSGLAEVALRSARGTRYCREALAGVDGVTPLTAATPVVREFAVLTPTPARTVVRRLAEDGFLAGLALADLVGEGGDGSVGPEQAEHGLLVAVTERRTAAEIDAFVAALDKAVRS; this is translated from the coding sequence ATGGGCGACTACCTTCCCCACACCGAGGCGGAGATCGCCTCGATGCTCGGCTTCATCGGGCTGGACTCGCTCGACGAGCTCTTCGCCGCGGTACCCGAGGCCCTCCGGATCAGCGGCGGCCTGGCCTTGGCCGACGGCGTTCCCGAGCCCGATGTGCTCGACCGGGTCCAGCGGTTGGCCGAGGCCAACATCGCCCGGTCCGACCACCTGGTCTGCTTCGCCGGTGGCGGCGCGTACGACCACGAGGTGCCGCCGGTGGTGAAGGCACTGGCCGGGCGCTCGGAGTTCGTGACCTCCTACACCCCGTACCAGCCCGAGGTGGCCCAGGGCGTGCTGCAGGCGGTCTTCGAGTACCAGACGATGGTCGCCCGCCTGGCCGGCCTGCCCGTGGCCAACGCCTCGCTCTACGACGGGGCGAGCGCCCTGGTGGAAGGGGTCAACCTCGGCGTGGGCGTGACCGGGCGCGAGGGGGTCTGGCTGTCGGCGGGGGTGCACCCGCACTGGCGTGCCGTGCTGGCCACCTTCGCCGCGGGGACGGGTCACCAGGTAGAGGTGGTACCCCTCGTCGACGGCCGCACGGCGTGGCCGCCCCTCACCGGCGGGTCCGGGGCCGAGGTCGACCGTCCGGGGGTCGTGGTCGTGGGCTACCCGAACTACCTCGGGTGTATCGAGGACCTGGCCGAGGTCCGCCGGCTGTGCGACGCGCTCGGCGCGGTGATGGTGGTGGTGGCCGACCCGGTATCGGCCGGGATCCTCCGTTCGCCCGGCGAGCAGGGGGCCGACGTGGTGGTCGGGGAGGGACAGGCCTTCGGCACCCCGCTCGGTTTCGGTGGCCCGTACCTCGGGCTGTTCGCCTGCACGCTCGAGCACGTCCGCCGGCTCCCCGGGCGCCTGGTCGGCGAGACGGTCGACTCGGAGGGCACCCGCGCCTACGTCACCACGCTGCGTGCCCGCGAGCAGGACATCCGGCGCGAGAAGGCCACCTCCAACGTGTGCACGAACCAGACGCTGATGGCGGTCACGGCGGCGGTCCAGCTGGGCTGGCTCGGCACCTCGGGGCTGGCCGAGGTGGCGCTGCGCAGTGCCCGCGGCACCCGCTACTGCCGCGAGGCGTTGGCCGGGGTCGACGGGGTGACGCCGCTCACTGCCGCCACGCCGGTGGTGCGCGAGTTCGCCGTGCTGACCCCGACGCCGGCCCGCACGGTGGTCCGGCGGCTGGCCGAGGACGGGTTCCTCGCCGGGCTGGCACTGGCCGACCTGGTCGGGGAGGGCGGCGACGGCTCGGTGGGGCCCGAGCAGGCCGAGCACGGACTGCTCGTTGCCGTCACCGAACGCCGGACCGCCGCGGAGATCGACGCGTTCGTGGCGGCCCTCGACAAGGCGGTGAGATCGTGA
- the gcvPB gene encoding aminomethyl-transferring glycine dehydrogenase subunit GcvPB, producing the protein MAEPTIFELSQPGRSSWQLRTTGIPEWSVEELVPAEHRRSDPVPLAEVSERDLVGHFTRLSHRQFSVDLGAYPLGSCTMKYNPKTCDTVAGLPGLSNVHPGAPAALTQGWLELLVDLEEMLCEITGMAAATLQPAAGAAGELTGLLLMRAWHDAQGEQRRRVVIPDSAHGTNPASVTLGGYEVTTVPSDERGCVDMAALRSVLDTDVAGIMLTNPNTLGLFEEDIVPIAEAVHEVGGLLYYDGANLNAILGVVRPGDMGFDIVHMNLHKTFATPHGGGGPGAGPVAVSPRLVDFLPGPRPVRIAGGATSGAGPADPGVRATADPESGTGDLRFGWSVPPHSVGRVHSWHGNALVLARALAYITVHGGDGLRRVAERAVLNANWVRTRLSGVYDVPFDRTCMHEVVLAASTLRKQHGLRALDVAKRLLEEGFHSPTVYFPLVVDEALMIEPTETESLQTLEALADALERIAAGAAVDDSFKAAPRTTPVRRVDEARAARTLVPTFDARG; encoded by the coding sequence ATGGCCGAGCCCACGATCTTCGAGCTGTCGCAACCGGGCCGGTCGAGCTGGCAGCTGCGGACCACGGGCATCCCGGAGTGGAGCGTGGAGGAACTGGTGCCGGCGGAGCATCGGCGGAGCGATCCGGTCCCCTTGGCCGAGGTGTCCGAGCGGGACCTGGTGGGGCACTTCACCCGGCTCAGCCACCGGCAGTTCTCCGTCGACCTCGGCGCGTACCCGCTCGGCTCGTGCACGATGAAGTACAACCCGAAGACCTGCGACACCGTGGCCGGGCTCCCGGGGCTGTCCAACGTCCACCCGGGGGCGCCTGCCGCCCTGACCCAGGGATGGCTCGAGCTCCTCGTCGATCTCGAGGAGATGCTGTGCGAGATCACCGGGATGGCCGCCGCCACCCTGCAACCGGCGGCCGGTGCCGCGGGCGAGCTCACCGGCCTGCTCCTGATGCGGGCGTGGCACGACGCCCAGGGCGAGCAGCGCCGCCGGGTGGTCATCCCCGATTCGGCACACGGCACCAACCCCGCGTCGGTGACGTTGGGCGGCTACGAAGTGACCACCGTCCCGAGCGACGAGCGCGGCTGTGTCGACATGGCGGCGCTGCGCAGCGTGCTCGACACCGACGTTGCCGGCATCATGCTGACCAATCCGAACACGCTCGGGCTCTTCGAAGAGGACATCGTCCCGATCGCCGAGGCGGTGCACGAGGTGGGGGGGCTCCTCTACTACGACGGCGCCAACCTGAACGCCATCCTCGGGGTGGTGCGGCCCGGGGACATGGGGTTCGACATCGTGCACATGAACCTGCACAAGACCTTCGCCACTCCACACGGCGGGGGAGGGCCCGGCGCCGGCCCCGTCGCCGTCTCGCCCCGGTTGGTCGACTTCCTCCCCGGCCCCCGGCCGGTCCGGATCGCCGGCGGAGCCACGAGTGGCGCCGGGCCGGCCGACCCCGGGGTCCGGGCGACCGCGGACCCGGAGAGCGGGACGGGCGACCTTCGGTTCGGCTGGTCGGTGCCGCCGCACTCGGTCGGTCGGGTCCACAGCTGGCACGGCAACGCGCTGGTGCTCGCCCGAGCGCTCGCGTACATCACGGTGCACGGCGGTGACGGGTTACGGCGGGTGGCCGAGCGAGCCGTGCTCAACGCCAACTGGGTCCGCACGCGCCTGTCGGGCGTGTACGACGTGCCGTTCGACCGGACGTGCATGCACGAGGTCGTCCTCGCCGCCTCGACTCTCCGCAAGCAGCACGGGCTCAGGGCGCTCGACGTCGCCAAGCGCCTTCTCGAGGAAGGCTTCCACTCGCCGACCGTGTACTTCCCGCTGGTCGTCGACGAGGCGCTCATGATCGAGCCGACCGAGACCGAGAGCCTCCAGACGCTCGAGGCATTGGCCGACGCGCTCGAACGGATCGCCGCCGGCGCGGCGGTCGACGACAGCTTCAAGGCTGCGCCGCGCACCACGCCGGTGCGGCGGGTGGACGAGGCCCGCGCGGCCCGCACCTTGGTCCCCACGTTCGACGCCCGCGGCTGA
- a CDS encoding CrcB family protein — MLTAIVVGVAGGLGALLRHLVDGALQERPSRIHPGSASVPYGTLVVNVVGSFVMGAVTGAFWYHDLPGRWRSIVGTGLCGGLTTWSTASWETVQLATLGRIGLAVLYALGGMTLAVLGAVAGIALGGAL; from the coding sequence GTGCTGACGGCGATCGTCGTCGGGGTGGCCGGAGGCCTCGGGGCCCTGCTGCGACACCTCGTGGACGGCGCCCTGCAGGAACGCCCCTCCCGCATCCATCCCGGCTCGGCGAGCGTGCCCTACGGGACGCTCGTGGTCAACGTGGTCGGTTCGTTCGTCATGGGCGCGGTCACCGGCGCGTTCTGGTACCACGACCTGCCCGGGCGATGGCGGTCGATCGTCGGCACCGGCCTCTGCGGGGGCCTGACGACCTGGTCCACGGCCAGCTGGGAGACGGTGCAGCTCGCCACCCTCGGCCGGATCGGCCTGGCCGTCCTGTACGCCCTGGGGGGCATGACGCTGGCAGTGCTCGGAGCGGTGGCCGGCATCGCTCTCGGCGGGGCACTCTGA
- a CDS encoding CrcB family protein: MPDAEPVTTEPVTTEPVPTGLHWAHPRFLTCIIAGGLLGTLGRYELELAWPTPAGHFPLVTFTINTSGAFLLGFLLALLGGSRRPSPYARPFIGTGILGGWTTYSTLVVEATTLGKGGQLGLAAAYLAATLAAGIAAVALGISLGPFGLRRTAAALTSDPLE, translated from the coding sequence ATGCCCGACGCCGAGCCCGTGACGACCGAGCCCGTGACGACCGAGCCCGTGCCGACCGGTCTCCATTGGGCCCACCCGCGGTTTCTCACGTGCATCATCGCCGGCGGCCTGCTCGGGACCCTGGGCCGCTACGAGCTCGAGCTGGCCTGGCCCACCCCGGCAGGGCACTTCCCGCTCGTCACCTTCACCATCAACACCAGCGGCGCCTTCCTGCTCGGGTTCCTCCTGGCCCTGCTGGGCGGGAGCCGGCGGCCAAGCCCGTACGCCAGGCCCTTCATAGGGACCGGCATCCTCGGCGGTTGGACGACCTATTCTACCCTGGTAGTGGAGGCGACCACACTGGGTAAGGGGGGCCAGCTCGGCCTGGCCGCCGCCTACCTCGCCGCCACCCTCGCCGCCGGGATCGCCGCCGTCGCCCTCGGGATCTCGTTGGGTCCGTTCGGTCTCCGCCGCACCGCCGCAGCGCTCACGTCGGACCCGCTCGAGTGA
- a CDS encoding long-chain fatty acid--CoA ligase: MMDVELNSWLMFEHAPKYAPDAEVVSRLPSGELHRYTYGDFAGRAQQLMHALDGLGVQRGERVATLAWNSYRHLESYFAIPCTGRVLHTLNARLSPEDLAYIIGHADDRAVLVDPDFLPLIEEIRGRVPGLRHVIVLDDRVPDTSLDGVIAYEDLIADRASSYSPIDIPERTPLGLCYTSGTTGRPKGAQYTHRSTFLHAFAVTSATAMAIGPGDSVLSQVPMFHANAWGMPYGSTLAGAKQVYFAGPLLAGPFVDLLVTERVTVSAGVPTIWLTVADEVGARGGLPDMRHIIVGGSQPPRALITRYWEDFGLRIVQAWGMTETSPLASVAWPQERMRGWDEERVTDAARIQAGIPLPGVDVSIRDEEGRALPFDGETMGNLYVRGPWVIDGYLKDEGDENFATDGWFRTGDVAIGSPGGYFVIADRTKDLIKSGGEWISSVEMESAIMAMPAVLEAAVVAVPDPKWQERPLACVVLRGGGEVTLQEVHTHLTASGFAHWQLPTRLEIIDAVPKTSVGKFDKKVLRANFGA; encoded by the coding sequence ATGATGGACGTCGAGCTGAACTCGTGGCTGATGTTCGAGCACGCCCCGAAGTACGCGCCGGACGCCGAGGTGGTCAGTCGCCTCCCCTCCGGGGAACTGCACCGCTACACGTACGGGGATTTCGCCGGACGCGCCCAACAGCTGATGCACGCCCTCGACGGGCTGGGCGTCCAACGGGGCGAGCGGGTCGCCACCCTGGCCTGGAACAGCTACCGCCATCTCGAGTCGTACTTCGCCATCCCCTGCACCGGTCGCGTCCTGCACACGCTCAACGCCCGCCTGTCGCCCGAGGACCTCGCCTACATCATCGGCCACGCGGACGACCGGGCGGTGCTCGTCGATCCCGACTTCCTCCCGTTGATCGAGGAGATCCGCGGCCGGGTCCCCGGTCTCCGCCACGTCATCGTGCTCGACGACCGCGTCCCCGACACCTCGCTCGACGGGGTGATCGCCTACGAGGACCTGATCGCCGACCGGGCGAGCTCGTACTCCCCCATCGACATTCCCGAACGGACCCCGCTCGGGCTCTGTTACACGTCGGGAACCACGGGCCGGCCCAAAGGCGCTCAGTACACGCACCGCTCCACCTTCCTTCATGCGTTCGCCGTGACCTCGGCCACGGCCATGGCCATCGGTCCGGGCGATTCCGTCCTGAGCCAGGTACCGATGTTCCACGCCAATGCCTGGGGGATGCCGTACGGCTCGACCCTCGCGGGAGCGAAGCAGGTCTACTTCGCCGGTCCGCTCCTCGCCGGACCGTTCGTCGACCTCCTGGTGACCGAGCGGGTCACGGTCAGCGCCGGCGTTCCCACCATCTGGCTCACCGTGGCCGACGAGGTGGGCGCACGCGGCGGCTTGCCGGACATGCGCCACATCATCGTGGGCGGCAGCCAGCCTCCCCGCGCCCTCATCACCCGGTACTGGGAGGACTTCGGCCTCCGGATCGTCCAGGCCTGGGGCATGACCGAGACCTCCCCCCTGGCCTCGGTCGCCTGGCCGCAGGAACGAATGCGCGGATGGGACGAGGAGCGGGTGACCGACGCCGCGAGGATCCAGGCCGGGATCCCACTCCCCGGCGTGGACGTCAGCATCCGCGACGAGGAAGGACGCGCGTTGCCCTTCGACGGCGAGACGATGGGCAACCTGTACGTCCGGGGTCCCTGGGTGATCGACGGGTACCTGAAGGACGAGGGCGACGAGAACTTCGCCACCGACGGATGGTTCCGCACCGGTGACGTGGCGATCGGGTCACCGGGCGGCTACTTCGTCATCGCCGACCGGACGAAGGACCTCATCAAGTCCGGGGGGGAGTGGATCTCCTCGGTGGAGATGGAGTCCGCGATCATGGCGATGCCCGCCGTGCTCGAGGCGGCCGTGGTGGCCGTCCCGGACCCGAAGTGGCAGGAGCGGCCCCTCGCCTGTGTGGTGCTCCGGGGCGGCGGCGAGGTCACGCTCCAAGAAGTCCACACGCACCTGACGGCGAGCGGCTTCGCCCACTGGCAGCTCCCGACAAGGCTCGAGATCATCGACGCCGTCCCCAAGACCAGCGTGGGCAAGTTCGACAAGAAGGTCCTGCGCGCCAATTTCGGCGCCTGA
- a CDS encoding alpha/beta fold hydrolase: MSKVFSPQDFEEAVESGEVLARADSLGLLGALAKVAVRSRNAPRRMADLGVELGKITVGRSGVRPEPKDWRFANRAWSENPAFRRLAQGYLAWAQVVDRIVADADLDWRTTERAQFATRLMTSALSPTNFLPLNPDALERAWETGGKSLLRGLRNIGRDIRHNSGVPRSVKPGAFTVGKNLAVTPGAVVYRNEVCELIQYSPQTPAVYSLPVVLIPPQINKFYFMDMAPGRSLVEYAVRQGFQVFVVSWRNPTAEHHDWDLDKYAGAAIEALRAAQEITGSDRVNTIALCAGGITTAAVIGHLAAIGDPLVHSATFAVTLLDFSEPTMIGMFGSASVVRNAIRSSERAGVLDGNATRLLFALLRPNELLWNYWVSNNLLGEDPPTFDVLAWNADSTRLPASLHADFLDIFRNDSFSAGTLKTLGTTVELAQVKCDNFVVAASNDHLTAWRACYSTTRLLGGPSEFTLSSSGHIQSLVNPPGNPKMTYASGPATGTGPDKWLAGAVQHQGSWWERWAGWLAPRSGDQRAPATGLGSKEHPPIEPAPGLYVMER, encoded by the coding sequence ATGTCGAAGGTGTTCTCACCGCAGGACTTCGAGGAGGCCGTCGAGAGCGGCGAGGTTCTCGCGCGCGCCGACTCGCTCGGTCTCCTCGGGGCGCTCGCCAAGGTCGCCGTCCGCTCGCGCAATGCCCCCCGGCGCATGGCCGACCTCGGGGTCGAGCTCGGGAAGATCACGGTCGGGAGGTCCGGCGTCCGACCCGAGCCCAAGGATTGGCGCTTCGCCAACCGGGCGTGGAGCGAGAACCCGGCATTTCGCCGGCTCGCCCAGGGGTACCTGGCTTGGGCCCAGGTCGTCGACCGGATCGTCGCGGACGCCGATCTCGACTGGCGTACCACCGAACGGGCCCAATTCGCCACCCGGTTGATGACCTCGGCGCTGTCCCCCACCAATTTCCTCCCCCTCAACCCCGATGCCCTCGAGCGCGCATGGGAGACGGGGGGCAAGAGCCTCTTGCGAGGTCTCCGGAACATCGGCCGCGACATCCGCCACAACTCCGGCGTGCCCCGATCGGTGAAGCCCGGTGCGTTCACCGTGGGCAAGAACCTGGCGGTGACACCCGGAGCGGTCGTGTACCGCAACGAGGTATGCGAGCTCATCCAGTACAGCCCCCAGACGCCGGCCGTGTACTCGCTCCCCGTGGTCCTGATCCCCCCGCAGATCAACAAGTTCTATTTCATGGACATGGCGCCCGGGCGAAGCCTCGTCGAGTACGCGGTGCGCCAGGGATTTCAGGTGTTCGTCGTCAGCTGGCGGAACCCGACCGCCGAGCACCACGACTGGGATCTCGACAAGTACGCCGGCGCGGCGATCGAAGCCCTGCGGGCCGCCCAGGAGATCACGGGCAGCGACCGGGTCAATACCATCGCGCTCTGCGCCGGAGGCATCACGACCGCGGCGGTCATCGGTCATCTCGCCGCCATCGGCGACCCGCTGGTGCACTCTGCGACCTTCGCCGTCACCCTGCTCGACTTCTCCGAGCCCACCATGATCGGCATGTTCGGATCCGCCTCCGTCGTCCGCAACGCCATCCGTTCCTCGGAGCGGGCAGGCGTGCTCGACGGCAACGCCACCCGGCTCCTCTTCGCCCTCCTCAGGCCCAACGAACTGCTCTGGAACTACTGGGTGAGCAACAACCTGCTCGGCGAGGACCCCCCGACCTTTGACGTCCTGGCCTGGAACGCCGACAGCACGCGCCTCCCGGCCTCGCTCCACGCCGACTTCCTCGACATCTTCCGCAACGACTCCTTCTCCGCCGGCACGCTGAAGACCCTCGGGACCACGGTGGAGCTGGCCCAGGTCAAATGCGACAACTTCGTCGTGGCTGCCAGCAACGACCACCTGACCGCATGGCGGGCGTGCTACTCCACCACAAGGCTCCTCGGGGGGCCGAGCGAGTTCACCCTCTCCTCGTCCGGCCATATCCAGAGCCTGGTCAACCCCCCCGGCAACCCGAAGATGACCTACGCCAGCGGCCCGGCCACCGGCACCGGCCCCGACAAATGGTTGGCCGGTGCAGTCCAACACCAGGGATCGTGGTGGGAACGATGGGCCGGGTGGCTGGCCCCGCGGTCCGGCGACCAACGGGCACCGGCCACCGGGCTCGGCAGCAAAGAGCACCCGCCCATCGAGCCCGCACCGGGCCTTTACGTGATGGAGCGGTAG
- a CDS encoding helix-turn-helix transcriptional regulator, producing the protein MSAGPGSESPGNWGVFGSYLRTQRKLAQLSLRQLAELTRVSNPYLSQIERGLHQPSVAVIKSLARALNLSVEDLLAQAAGVDDEVSAPSTEVAIRLDPRLTVGQKGALLAVYHSMLDEAGAGSRGGPVPSTGSGGTGADGSRTADTDPDPDPDTDRDPDPGEGSGGRAGTG; encoded by the coding sequence GTGAGCGCCGGTCCGGGCTCGGAGTCCCCGGGCAACTGGGGAGTCTTCGGCTCCTATCTTCGGACTCAGCGGAAGCTGGCCCAGCTCAGCCTCCGCCAACTGGCCGAGCTCACCCGGGTGTCGAACCCCTACCTGAGCCAGATCGAGCGCGGGCTCCACCAACCCTCGGTGGCGGTGATCAAGTCACTGGCCAGGGCGCTCAACCTCTCCGTCGAGGACCTGCTCGCTCAGGCCGCCGGCGTCGACGACGAGGTCTCTGCGCCCTCCACCGAGGTGGCCATCCGACTCGACCCGCGGCTGACGGTCGGCCAGAAGGGCGCCCTGCTGGCCGTGTACCACTCGATGCTCGACGAGGCCGGAGCGGGCTCTCGGGGCGGGCCGGTTCCCTCGACCGGTTCGGGAGGGACGGGAGCAGACGGGTCCCGGACCGCGGACACCGATCCCGATCCCGATCCCGACACCGACCGCGACCCCGACCCCGGCGAGGGGTCCGGCGGGCGAGCGGGTACCGGGTAG
- a CDS encoding LCP family protein codes for MPNEAALRALGSSGEADPGPVANEDGLRSLGLEVERAGRTQPRRGGRPHPHRRRRRRVKWALGIVGAVVLLVVVAVLGDAWYLNHRIHRISVAGLADQPKRGADVGTVNILMVGSTSRCALKVQSLAYGLCSQGVTGVNSDVIMILHLNPVTHAVSILSIPRDLFVPNARAEGANKIDAALAEGPTQLVRAVEQDFGIPIQHYVELNFDSFAGVVDALGGISMYFPEPVYDAYSGLNIRTTGCVHLNGTQALQVVRARHLQYKGPTVTTNYAPDWPMEAQSDLARIRRDHEFLRVLASAVQKRGLGNPVADQQLVSSVVGQLQADSSFSASEMLSLVLAFHSVNVGQAPQVTLPVAVDQFGNYYYKGGDYGDIEFPSQPLDAQVVDQFLGLKSSDDTFNGGPLPPPSSVPVSVLNGTGATNQATDTAQALTALGFHVGTIGDTPSVATQSETVVYYSARTPKLEAAAQTVAHALSGAVIMAVNPAMVSTGAQVTVVTGTDFAVNSPAPPATTPAGGAGSKSTTTVPPTTPTTTSTTAGNGAFSPPSPAVESLRPWDPRSCTPSGGEGP; via the coding sequence GTGCCCAACGAGGCGGCGCTCCGGGCCCTGGGCTCCTCGGGGGAGGCCGATCCGGGGCCGGTGGCCAACGAGGACGGTCTGCGATCGCTCGGGCTGGAGGTCGAGAGGGCGGGCCGCACGCAGCCCCGGCGGGGCGGGCGTCCCCACCCGCACCGGCGCCGACGTCGGCGGGTCAAATGGGCGCTCGGGATCGTGGGGGCGGTCGTGCTGCTGGTGGTGGTGGCCGTGCTGGGCGACGCCTGGTACCTCAACCACCGGATCCACCGGATTTCGGTCGCCGGTCTCGCGGATCAGCCGAAGAGGGGAGCGGACGTCGGCACGGTGAACATCCTGATGGTCGGCTCGACCTCACGGTGCGCCCTGAAGGTCCAGAGCCTCGCCTACGGGCTCTGCTCGCAGGGAGTCACCGGCGTCAACAGTGACGTCATCATGATCCTGCACCTCAACCCGGTGACCCACGCGGTGTCGATCCTGTCCATCCCCCGCGACCTCTTCGTGCCCAATGCCCGCGCCGAAGGTGCGAACAAGATCGACGCCGCATTGGCAGAAGGACCGACACAGCTGGTCCGTGCCGTCGAGCAGGACTTCGGCATTCCCATTCAGCACTACGTCGAGCTCAACTTCGACTCCTTCGCCGGCGTGGTCGACGCGCTCGGCGGCATCTCGATGTACTTCCCCGAGCCCGTGTACGACGCGTACTCGGGGTTGAACATCCGGACGACGGGCTGTGTCCACCTGAACGGGACCCAGGCGCTGCAGGTGGTGCGGGCCCGCCACCTGCAGTACAAGGGACCGACGGTCACCACCAACTACGCGCCGGACTGGCCGATGGAGGCGCAGAGCGATCTCGCCCGGATCCGCCGTGACCACGAGTTCCTCCGGGTCCTGGCCTCGGCCGTCCAGAAGAGGGGACTGGGGAACCCGGTCGCCGACCAGCAGCTCGTCTCGAGCGTGGTCGGTCAGCTCCAGGCCGACTCCTCCTTCTCGGCCAGCGAGATGCTCTCGTTGGTCCTCGCCTTCCATTCCGTGAACGTCGGGCAGGCGCCCCAGGTCACCCTGCCCGTGGCGGTCGACCAGTTCGGGAACTACTACTACAAGGGTGGCGACTACGGCGACATCGAGTTCCCCTCCCAGCCCCTGGACGCCCAGGTGGTCGACCAGTTCCTCGGCCTGAAGTCGTCCGACGACACGTTCAACGGCGGCCCCCTGCCCCCCCCGTCCTCGGTACCGGTGTCGGTGCTCAACGGCACGGGAGCGACGAACCAGGCCACCGACACCGCGCAGGCCCTCACCGCGCTCGGGTTCCACGTGGGCACGATCGGCGACACCCCCTCCGTCGCGACGCAGTCCGAGACCGTCGTCTACTACTCGGCTCGGACCCCCAAGCTCGAGGCGGCGGCCCAGACCGTCGCGCACGCCCTCTCGGGGGCGGTGATCATGGCGGTGAACCCGGCGATGGTCAGCACCGGTGCTCAGGTCACGGTGGTGACGGGGACCGACTTCGCGGTCAACAGCCCGGCTCCTCCGGCGACCACCCCAGCGGGGGGCGCCGGCTCCAAGTCCACGACGACCGTCCCGCCGACCACGCCGACCACGACCTCCACCACCGCCGGCAACGGGGCGTTCAGCCCTCCGAGCCCCGCCGTGGAGTCCCTGAGGCCCTGGGACCCCCGCTCCTGCACGCCCTCGGGGGGCGAAGGTCCCTGA